The segment ATACTTGACTGTgtcatttttatgtttatattaCTTTCCAGCCTTTATTGGTTATGTACAAATACATTGCCAGGCATGCTCATTGTGCCCCTTACAGCTATGctaatcaaaaataattataataacgcgttaaaacaaaaaaatatctcaattatacAAAGTAATTGTTCATATATGGTAATAGTAACCTTACATGGAGTGGAGAAGTCCATAGCACGCAACAAATGGCTATAGAGCTTATTTTGTGGGTTGCAATTCTTATAGTATTTTTACAATCCTGAATCAGCTCGAGCTTTTTCTCAATATCTCAGACATGTCAACGAATTTGGACGTGATTTTTGTTGAGATGCTTATTAAGAACATTATCAACAAGTTCACTAATCaaattagcgaaattgattgCCCAATATGCCCAAACGAACGATGGCCCATTTTGCCCCGTATGCTCATTATGCCTCTATTACCCCTATGTTGAGGAGAGGAGCGGACGACATCTGCAGGAAGACACTCAACTGGTATCCGCCGGGATAACGCAGAAGAGGCAGACTTAGGGGCTCTGGGTGGCGTAGTATAGTCAAATGTATTCAGATTATTGTTGCAAATCtctcctggcgacaggtgaaagccataGCAGCAGCGTTGCTATGCTCAGTTACACTCACTTAAGCTCATTGTAATGCCTCttagaagcaaaatctgtaaaaatcaTGTATAAAACGTTTCTGGAGCTGAGTGTAGtctacaatctttctgaatAGAGTACTGTattgtttttttgtatttatgcTGAAGTAAGGCTGTAACCTTTTCATTGGCAAACGAACGTTCATTTATTAGTAAAAAAGTTTACTAAaagtaaaagttaaaaaaaaaaataaataaaaaaatgcagtACTCTATTTAGAAAGATAGTACATCACACATAGCTTTATAATTGTTACAAGTATGActtttacaaattttgcttcCGTGAGGCAATAGAGTCCAACTAGTGTACATGAGCGTAACTACTCGCAGCAACCCTGAATTGCAGATGACCGTGGATAGTTGGGAAACCATAGCAACATTTCCTAACGAGTAGCCAGTTTACGACACCAACAACCCTTTCATGCGAAAAACTGCGTACAGACTTTTTAGAATTCTCTTTGTGGTGAGTCTTACCATTAACAAACTATAAAACAAACTTTAGGCGTTAAAAGATGTTTAGGGAATTACTGGAGTCTGGAGTGTGAAGAAATCATCTAGTCCAATTCTGTGAATGAGATCTTTGTTTGAAATATCCACAAAAATCTGTAGATGTTATAGCACTGGGTCTGAATACTGTAAAGCAATGTTTGTGCCTTGGTTCAGTACTTGTGCAGCACGTTCTCCTCATTGAAAGGGAGCTTTGTGTCTTGGTTGCAGCTTAGGAAACAGGACAAAACATTTCTTCATTATTTCTTCGTAATTTCTCctcattttttatgtttaaaattaCGGACAGGAGAGGTGATGAATGTTGTTGAAACGTACAGCCGTTCAGCTTTAAAAGTTTGGGCAATATTAGTAATCGCCTTTGAATTCTATCAGtcagtaatttttataaaacaaacatgCGATGTTCTGAGAGAAGCAAAATtctattttttgagttttcaaTTTTGAGTATTTAACATTTCATGGCCGTTTTTCAGTCCATTGATTCAGCAACAAATTTGTAAAGGATCTTCTCTCTATCAGACAAAATTTCCAAATATAAAGTTTTTAAAGAAGAAGTATAACTGATTTTCGCAATATCAGTTTCTAAAACTGTTTACATCACATGGCTGTTGCATcttgttcgaaaaaaaaatagatAACTTGACCAAAATAGGAGGAATGCGATTTGCGCAAAACTGCTCTTTCGTAAATTTTTAGGAGATGGGTTGAACTGTACAAATACTTACGAACCCTGTCGAGCAAACCTGCTCAATGTAGATAAAGAAGATAAAACTTAGTTCCTGTTGATTTAAAACTTATTAGGACTACGagataaacttttttttgttgttttttaaatGTCACTGAAATGATACGGATgagagcaaaatatttttttgttttgtgaaaTGGGGGAGAAAATGTTAGTACCTTTATTAGCTACACACAGAACCATCTCTAGTTAGGCCTAATAGTttgttaataaaaattaataaatgttttttctatggtaaattaactAACGGTTATTTTTACAAGTAGAATGATAAGATTTCATTAATAAATCaacgaaattaaaattgatgTTTCACAACGATAAGCGGTGGTCAATTTTCGGATTACAGTATTGTCACAACACGGATATATGGAAACGAAAACCTATGAATGACGACAAATTTGATTCGAACACGTGGatgaaatgaaacaaatttaggtcttttgatataaaaagaaaaacgaataaaaaacgtttgctttatttttttcattttccagttTGATTGTATTCTTATTGCTGTTGCTTCACTCTAGTTTCGTCTTATTTCGCATGTAAAACTAACCTAACCTAGATCGAACAAAATTATGTACCTAACAAAGAATCAATCACTTTTTTTTATGTCCAGGAACGAGTAGCAACTCATCCTAAGCGAACGGCGGTTTGAAATGATACATCGAAATGCGTAATCAAGTTACAGTCTAGCTCATTGCCTAGTCTAGCTCAGCTATACCTACATATCAGTAGTCGGTTGCACAAGAGGCAGTTTTTTATGCGCGGTGAATCCACCTTTAAGTTATGTACCTATGTTTTGCATTctatttcggttttattttgtttaatttttgtacGGCAATTTGTGGAAAGCATATTAGTGATAAACGCTATTCGTTTTTactttgtaaactttttctagTTACACTTTGGTTTGAAATCGTATATACTCAACGAATGTTCCTACTGACTGCTCTGTGGCAGCCCAACAAACGAAACAGTTTTCTATATCACTACTAATCAAAAGTTTTAAACTACTTGCTTTAGGTTCTTCTAACTTGATAACAGTGGATTCTACATAGTAAAAAATGATATATTAACTACAACGTACATAGTACAGGATCAAATTTTGCTACTGGGTTAGATTTACTAATCGAGGTTGTCATTCATTCAATAATCTTTATTCAAATGTCTTATTATAACTTAATATAACTTTTTACAGAAGCATTTGTCTTGTAAGGAACGTTGCACAGTACAAAATAGTgaatgtttttttctcttttcgtttGTATCAACCGATGTCGAATGTGAAATAGTGACGGGTTTTCAATCTCAACATGTAGATTACATGGGTTCGGATCGGAAATCGAATTTATCACACTAGATAGAAGCCAAACTTGAGCCTCTAAGGGACGCGCCCCGACAGAAGCCGCAAAAGTGATTTTGTTACGAGTCTGTTGTCAAATATTAATTGATCCCCATGCAGAGCGGACGATGCGACGGGAAAACGGAACCTTTGGTTCACCTTCCTTTCAATAAAATGTCACCTTCAGCCCTGCTAGGCCTGCGGGGATGGGAGCTACAAACAGATGTCGTCGCTGCCGCTAGAGCTTGCATACCATAATAGAGTTCTTCGTGTAAGAGACGCGTGGATTAGTAGCCTTAGGAACTCAAAAATCCGGACAATTAATCTTTTCAAAACAATATAATACCCTGCATCGTTGTTGCACGCTTCACCTGTCTCTTTACAAGAAAGCAGCAGTAGAAGAGCAGCAAGGGCAAGGGTAACTTTCCAATATCGCGCAGCCCGATTGAATATCGTTTCCAGCACGAATACCGCAAATTAGTACGACAGGCGCCATGCCAATATTTTCCGATTCCATTTCGTGGTTTAATAGCCATACTGCGCCATAACTCTCACTCACATGCAGTATACTGGTACTGGTACAGAAGGCTTTCAAATCAACAATATTGTTTTATTCGCCACCATTGGATACGGATCAATAAAATAAGACTTTCCCtatgaatgaaattaaattttgttgaatTTCCATTCAGTAGAACATGTATACTTGGaagaaataattattttttgattGCCATTACAGGCAGAGGATTGCGTTGAGGAAGGGGggtggggaggggggggggggtatagcCGTAACGTTGTTCAATTGTTCGATGGCTCACAATAAATTATGGTATAACAAAAAATCCTTTTTATGCTGCTGCATCATTGTTATGATTCGCGTCAGTGAGATGAAGCCGAGAGCACTAATAGGCTATTTGATTCTCTATACTATTTGGTTAGCTTTGATTTAATATAGCTATTATTACACATAATAAAAAAGAAGCTTTTTGAATCAGTACATATCCATGGATGGAACATGGATACTCCAGACTCGAGGAGAGCCTCAGTGGGAGAGGAAGCAAAAAAGACAGCAGATAAGGTCATGACCTGGGCCTCTGTATTTTGGGAAACGTACAGTTTTTCTTCCATCAAAAGGCCGGACGATCAACGAGGTCTAGCACATTGCATTGCTTCATTGTGAAAAATAAAACCGCTGTTTTATGAAGTCCACAGTACCAATCTACGAGTTAATGAAATAATGTTAAAACTGATAGAAAGATCTGCTTGTGGAATTATACCCGCAATTGGAGAGCTCAAAGCTTAATGAGTTTTCACTTTCGAAAGTGATTAACTTATTTTATGGCTCCGGGGGCTTAACGACCGATCATGATCCATGTGTTAAGTATTGAATTGGAGGTTACTATTCAAggttattatttaaaaattaaccgAGAATTCAACCCGATTCATCTAAAAGTTTTCACTTTGAGAAGCAGTTTTAAATCGTCTAGCATTAAgtgtcgatctgtcaaactttgAATGTTCGAATATAAAGTACTcatgcgctaattgcacgtcctctagtgGCACCGTGGGAAGGAAGAAATGGGATTTCAAGTCCGAGGCAGGAGTATTCGTTGGATATGCAGCAGGAACCAAGGGATACCTTGTCTACAACCCACAACGTAGAAAGTTTTCGTAAGCCGGAACGGCGTGTTCCTGAGCGAGCACAAGACAAGAGAGACAAGAGAAACTATTGACCAAGATGTGATGGAGTTTCCTGTAGCAGAATATGATGTTGCTAACGAACTACATTCCAATCTGGCGGAAGACCATACTGAAATTCGTTCTAAGCCTGAGAAACATCTGGAGGATAACGTGTGCAAACCTGCAACAGCAGTATCAGCATCTGCTCTTCCTCCACAACCAGAATACTAGTTCGAAACTACAAGGCGCAGTGGACGGGAATGCCGGATTTCAGGCAAGTACCTTGATTTTAAAATGAGTTTCGGTGCCACCTTTCAAAAGACTTCAATGTCTTAGCCTCTTAGATGCAAACGATATGCGACATACCGAAACAGCGACATTTGTCGAGAGACCATGCTGGCAGAAATCAAATCCTTGGAGGGCAACGGAACATTTGAGCTCACGGACCAGTATCCGTGGGACTCGCATGATAGGGAAGATTACGCTGGACCAGAAGATTTACGTGAATGAAATGCTTGCGGCAGTTCGGTATGACCGACTGTAGCGCCGTGCCAACACTATTTGACCCCGCGACCTCGAAAGCCGAGAAAGCTCATATAAGGGACCAGGCCAGATGTATGCCCTCAGTGGTGTAGGTTCCTTTGGCAACAATTTAGAAGAGGCACACTGAATAGCTGCCAAACTATCCTCTACCCGAAACTACAAGAAGCAAGACGGCTATTAGGAGTTAAGAAAATTTATGGTAGAGTGGGAAAGATCCTAGTAATTCAtgaattcagttagtcaataaaCTTATCATTTGTTCTACTGTTGCTTTCGGACGTCTTTCTATTAGAAGGAGTGCCATCTTGACTCCAACGAAGACGCCCAACGAATGCAGTATTTGATTGAAAGAAGATGTGAAATCCTTTTTAATTCGGTtatttccggattagcgagatccgaaTTATCGGATCGTCGGATTAATGGATATCCAATTAGCGGGGGATATTTTCCAGCGGTGTTCATCCTTCAAATTACCGGTGAACAGCAGTTTTTGTACTTTCCCGCACACCGTTGTTAACAATATTCACATTGATAGCTCGAGTTTTCATTCTAAGTCGTAGTAAACAAACAATTGCCGCACGTCAAAATAGTGAGGTTAGGTTCAACCATGTAATATTCTATACGTTCTATGTTTTAACGCGAAAAAATAAGTAATGATTTCATTTTCTTGTTGTTAGACTCCATTTTCTAGCTGATCAAATTATGCTGGCATGCACGCAAGCCAGTTCGCAGTACGCGCAGTTCGTAAACCAGTAAACTACTTAGAACTCACATGCGTTTTACAGGGGATGCGAATTATCTATTTTCACGAAAATTTCACGTGCCGATTTCTAGTGGACAAACATTTCAATCGCAGCTAAGTAATTCAGAGTTgctatttcttcaaatttatttatatGATGTTGTTATTTTGGAAGTAAAAAAGAGTATAAGTTTTTAGAATTTAAACGcattggaacaaatttttaaaGAGTTTTTTAACCTTTGAGCTTTGCAAACAAAGCACTTACGGTGTTTAAGTAGATATATATAAAAAGGTatacataaaatgaaaaatataattttctagGAGCGGTGTCTCTTTATATCTGATTTGTACCGCGAGTTACTGAAATATTAGGCTGTAGTAGGGGGAAGTCCCCCAGCACCGGACAGCTTCCAATACCGGGCacttccctactagcacggttgttacaaagtagttgtggtaaccgaattatgaccaatttcagtcgtaatccagttgcttcaactaaacggACCtatagtgtgctacttgggttctGACTTTCATAATTTAAATGGTGCACCTTAGTAGCTGAtatgataaaatcaataaaaaggacaaaaaattaaaatgtgtgTTTTTGTAGGTCAGAATCATTCATGAAAAcagagatttgtttgtttttagctaccgccgatcgaattgttatgtttcggctaattttcagatcagcattacagtattattcggtcgcataaaatttcgtttttcgtgtataaaatatctttcattGTTGCTTTTCCAATTTTCCAAGCTCATCCATAGTTAATTTTTCCATAAAGTTATTCAATTcgttaaaaatataaattgaatTCAGTGATTCCCGTCACCCAGTGCCGGACACCGAGCCGTCCCCCAATACCGGACAGCAAAATGGTTTGCTTGGTTCAGTCAAATTCTTGAATGAAGTCAAGATTttgcaaaaagaaataaaacatcACTTATACCAAACCGGTTATCTTGAATATGAAACAAACAAGGAAACCAGTTGATGATCAATTGTTCGAAGAAAACAGAAGGGATTCGATGAAGAGCGTAAAAACTTGATTTTTCAACAAGAATCAACAAGCatgcaagcaataagagattttaaacaGTTTGCAATGTATTTTTCACAAATATAATCtttgaattggtttattttatgatttccattaggtgtccggtactgggagacacaatttttaagtaacGTTTTAtatcgatttctcatttggcttctaaaatggttcattagtgacgcaagtacgtgtaacctatttttattggaaattAGTTTTCTAAATTACTCTTCCAGTTAATAAAAACTGAAGTAATGGTAAGTGTTGAGtttatatatgtcaaaatactttggtgtccggtactgggggacttccccctaccaggcttggcatacacttttcgctttgattttgctcttttgattactgctcctcagccaagcagaatttgaaaaggtggtgtatggagcatttgtagagctagtaattatctataatattgctgaagaaaatgaagttttatctttagtatttacggcgctgtagggcagcaaaaagagcgctctttttgctaccaagagggtagcagccttatagcgccacaAATACAgcatgcacagtaatgcttacttcaggaatattgtagataataacaaattctacaaacgccccttacatcactttttcaaattttgcttggctgagatgcagttatcaaaagagcaaaatcaaagcgaaaagtgtacgCCAAGCCTGCCCCCTACCCATATTTTCTCTGGTCGGATCGTCATAAAATTAACATTAAAATTACCCAGAAAGGCTATAGAAAAAAAGGCTATAGGCTTTCAATTTTCCGACCTCTATagcctacgtcaaaaatcgatGGACAGAAAGTCGgtaaaataacataaatgaaagCTCATTTAATAGTCTGCTCAGACGCTAATTCCAATCCAACAGCCATGAACAAAAGAGTTGAAAGAAATCTAGACTTTCATTCCAattattttattgttgttttatttatttaatttctaaTTATCGAACGCGAACAAACGAATCGCAGTTGTTTAGTATTTGTTGCACAGAATTCAGAAACGTATTGGTGTGGCATGAATGGAGCTTTAAACAATCTTTAAATAATCACCGTGTCATAAACAGCACCCGTAGTGGGCTTCATGAAATTACTTCCGTGTACATCTCGGGCAATTTGCAACTGAGATAGATAATACATAGTTAACAGCTTAATTTACCTTGTCATAAACGGAAACGATTGCACATTAGTTGTAAAATAACTAGAAACCAACTACCTAAGTAAACTGTGTTCGCTGATGGTGCATATAACGTGCACgataaatgttctaaaattctAAGAAGGTAATCTTATAAGAAACAACCCTGAGTTGGTCATGTCTCACAATTACAAATAATGATGCTTGAAGAGTTTAGATGACATCACATTTCCTCTTTTCTATAACTCtaaattttaacgaatttagaAGCTAATAGTTATAGTCACTATTAAGAATAATTTCATTAATGGTTCACAGGTTATTACGGCAACGATGTCTTGAATTTTCATTATTAGATGGTAATAAAAGTAAACCGAAATAATGCTTCATTCATTAAATATTAtgcaaaaaaatcatttcaactATGCATCAGCATACAAACCAATACCATAACCAAACAACTTCCTTCGGTTTAAACCCGACATCGTTAGGATTCTGGAAAAAATTGACTCGACAAGCTTGGATCCATCACATACGATGCACATGACGACATTGGCTCCCAGCTGCGAGCAGAAAATGACATCAACATAAATTGCCCTTTGTTCTATCACATTGTAGATGATAAATTCTGTCGTACAGCAGCAATTgcaattcaaatcgaaaccaattTAATGATTAAACTTCTGTTTGCATTCGTGCGTGCGCGCTGTTCACTGACGTAGATGGTAGACGATTATGGTAGACAGACAGGCACCCGTCACTATTTCACATCCCTATCGGGGCGACAAACATCAAAAGGCGAGCAGTCGCGAAGAAATGTAGACAGACAAAAATCAGACGAATCAGATGGAATCATTCTTTCAGTGTGTTGTGTGTTGTGGTTTTGCCGCTGGGCTTTCTAACTGTCAGGATGTTCCATAATCACATAGTCCGGATAGATTCCGTTGTTGCTGCAGAACGAGCGAGGCCGCTGCTGTTGCTGGGCACCGTGCTGGCCACGTGCTCCTCCGCCATGGTGCCTCCTGCTGCGATGCGAAAGCCGATCCTGTGACTTTGCACGATGCATGACCATTGCCGGGTAGCCAGCACCAGCAGCACCGTTGATGGGCGAAACGGCTGATGGAGGCGCAGGGTAGTTGTTGTTCTCGTGCCCATGATAGCTAGGCGGTCCACCCAGCTCGCGGATTTGGTCACAATATTTGGGACTCATGACACGCGATGATGAGCCGCTGCTATTATTGTTGTTTACTAGATTAGAGTTATTTCGTCTGGCAATGCGATTCAAGTTCGGGGATCGCGTTATGTACTGATAAGGCATTCGATAATTTTCGGTGCTATCGAATTGATGGTGCTGAAGGTGCAGCTGAGGCAAGGGTGGCACTGGTGGCGGAGCTGGTTGTACTGACTGAAACGCTTTGTACCCTATTCTATGCTGGTTAGTGCTGGCATCGGGACGCGTCCCGTGGGGAAAATTTCGATCGAATGCTATTGAGTTTTTCTCACTATTGGGAGTCGTTGTTGTGTTGATGTCGTTGCCCGTTCCACCGCTGACTGTACCGCCGTTCGATGTGATCGAAGGATTCCGCTTCAGCGGAGTCGAAAGGGACAGCTGCTGTAAGGAACCGGTAATTAGACGAGTATTGTCGTCATCGTCAGCTCGTGAATCACCATCGCCGTCGCGATAGTACCGACTGGAGACATTGTTGAAAGGATTGCTAATGCCGAAGTTATTTCGACAGGATGAACTTTTTGGAATGAAGAAGGTGTCATCGTCGTTGGGGATTATCTTTTGTTCGTCctcctgctgctggtgctgttgttgatgttgttgttgttgctgttgaatTACGTCAGTGTAGCGAATACTGGCACTACTGCTATTTTTACGTATTTGACCGCTTCGTGTCTTGCTAAAGCTAGAATTTCGACTGAGCGGACGTAGGTGCGGCATTGGTTGCTGGTGAAGGGGTATGTGTGCTTCGTGTGTTGTTAAGCCACCGACTGGTGGATTGCAGCCACTGCCGCTGATGCTACTACTACCGTTTCCGTTGCAATTGGTGAAAGTCGATGACGGTGACGAGGATGACGACAACAGAGTGTTAGTGTTTGAGGATGAATTTGCATTCCTGTTACCGTGGCCATTAATCGACATGAGTACAACACCGAGCTTAGCGCTAGTGTTATTGAGGCAATGGTTACCGCTATTGTTATGTTTGTTGGCGCTGATGACCGTGCTGTTGATGATGGCTGTTTGGGCAGGAGATTTAGCAGCAGCATTGGCAGCGGAGGCTTGCTTCAGCTGCGTTGAAGTGGCACTGTTCGTGGTAGGTAAACTAGTATAGCTCACGTACATTGGATGCACTGCCGTATGCTGGGGACTTTTAGCATCGCCACCCATAAAGTCGACTGCGGGAAAAGAGAGAAATTATTCCATACTTAGCACCCACTTGACTTCATTATCAGATTCATTGATTGAAaggatttttgtttcatttgatcaGGCTGGGAAAGGATAAGATCGTTCAGTTTTTTTTACATACAAGTCAGGACATGTGCGTGCGGTTGTGATTGATAGGAGAATTAATGCAACATAATATTGGCACGAAATCAACCGAGTGCGATCTTATCGCATGGTCTTTTTGGTCTAGATTGGTGGTAAACCGAGCAAACAGGCGAATGTGCGGAATATAGGTTTGTGGCGTAGGAACATAAAACCAAACAGTATCGCAATACAGTGTCTGTGTGAAACGAACAGGGAATGGGAAGCATGATGTGGCATATAATAAGAGAGAAAACGCTTCGTTTACTGTACAAACCAATAATATATTAATGAAGCAAATAGGCCAATCCATTGAAGTAAGCTTCCCCTGAAAGGTATGTCGGAATGGATGAAATGCTGACCGTTTAAGCAGCGCCTGGTTTGCTCAAGTTTCGATACTCGCCACTGTTTGGGTGCATCGAAAGCGGGATGTAAAATATGGTTCGCTTATGTGGTGCTCCAAGACGAGCTGTTCTTCTTTGCATTGTAATGATACCAAATTACTTTTAACCTAGAAATTCAATGTATAGCTTTTAGAACGACACAAAGAACATATATTCTTGTTCCAGAAAATATCACGAAACTTTTTTTCGCACAATTTCAGTAAATTCTTGTTAAAGTTAAGTTCTTGTTAACAATGAACAATTTGTCAAAGACCGCAACTTGACCCAATGTCATTAGCTTGTATctaatttggattttttttttgcaaatttcaagttcattgAGGCGCAACTTTGATATGTTTCGACTAAGAATGCTGTTTTAGATGAGCTGACCGAAATATTCTTTTCTGAAATACTCTCTTGGACTTGCTTAAGAATAAAACTTGGTCGTTTATGTTCCTGATTTTGATTACGTTATTGTATTTTTACCTTTACGTAGttgaaatatcaaaatttcataTTGACTATGGAAGAGGATCTGAACACGGGCGTTTTTCCAAATTATTATACATAATGTTCCGAAAGTTTTATGAAAGTCGCCTATTTTCCCAGAGAATTTTAACGTGAATTTTACGATTTTCTTGGATATCCCTTGTTCTAAAATTTCGTACCCTTGAACCAGGCATCGTTGAACATGATTTTTTTATGGAAATTCAAACTTAGTTTTTTTTCAGCAATGCAGAagaaatattatccaaaaaagttcaggCTAGACACTCCGGTACATCTGTTAACCGGAACCCAAAAGTGGTTGTTTTCAATTATCTATAGAAAAAGCAAATGGAGTATCAAACCGTAggatttctcatttttcggctcTGCTGGGAACGATTAAGTagatttctatttttattttatctgccACTGTGATCCGAAATATCTCAggtgaaaaataattaaacatTGCCAATAATTGAACCTCCaatctaatatttttttaaagatgagTTGCATATGAATTGGACAAAAACTACAGAGACTGAGCCAAATGATCGCAACTAGCGGATTAAAAAATGAGACTTTCGTAACGGCACTTTGCGGCCATGAACCAGGAAGTTGCCATATGGCATCACttgacaaattttatatttttcgctataaaataaaaacaaatcgcTATTTCCATAACTTGGTAACACTATTTTGCAGGTAAATAGATATAGTTCGACAAGAAATATCACATTAAGTATTTAAGCTCTGTGCCTTGATGCAATAGcatttcaaaattgaaaatttgaatgatTTTGCGGGATAATTCTGGGCTGATTCGGGTTAACTAACGGGTTGCCTTTTGATTCCCACCTTTTCTGGAGCAGCCTTTCTGGCCTGACTGTCTGAGCTGTCAT is part of the Sabethes cyaneus chromosome 2, idSabCyanKW18_F2, whole genome shotgun sequence genome and harbors:
- the LOC128737303 gene encoding sodium/potassium-transporting ATPase subunit beta-1-interacting protein isoform X2; translated protein: MWAPILANFFHIIFVIFGLFGAYQYRPKYLVTYSLWNLLWIGWNAFLICFYLNAGVLDRDSDLLNLGTGSVSWFEVNGYGCKPTYPMNITSEDPYRPVRPERVDGCLLDYHIVEIVQSSLQCALALLGFFGAVCLGHTYLDEDDSFDFMGGDAKSPQHTAVHPMYVSYTSLPTTNSATSTQLKQASAANAAAKSPAQTAIINSTVISANKHNNSGNHCLNNTSAKLGVVLMSINGHGNRNANSSSNTNTLLSSSSSPSSTFTNCNGNGSSSISGSGCNPPVGGLTTHEAHIPLHQQPMPHLRPLSRNSSFSKTRSGQIRKNSSSASIRYTDVIQQQQQQHQQQHQQQEDEQKIIPNDDDTFFIPKSSSCRNNFGISNPFNNVSSRYYRDGDGDSRADDDDNTRLITGSLQQLSLSTPLKRNPSITSNGGTVSGGTGNDINTTTTPNSEKNSIAFDRNFPHGTRPDASTNQHRIGYKAFQSVQPAPPPVPPLPQLHLQHHQFDSTENYRMPYQYITRSPNLNRIARRNNSNLVNNNNSSGSSSRVMSPKYCDQIRELGGPPSYHGHENNNYPAPPSAVSPINGAAGAGYPAMVMHRAKSQDRLSHRSRRHHGGGARGQHGAQQQQRPRSFCSNNGIYPDYVIMEHPDS
- the LOC128737303 gene encoding sodium/potassium-transporting ATPase subunit beta-1-interacting protein isoform X1; the protein is MGSCSRRHFLLSICFLQLLFIIERQVFDFLGYMWAPILANFFHIIFVIFGLFGAYQYRPKYLVTYSLWNLLWIGWNAFLICFYLNAGVLDRDSDLLNLGTGSVSWFEVNGYGCKPTYPMNITSEDPYRPVRPERVDGCLLDYHIVEIVQSSLQCALALLGFFGAVCLGHTYLDEDDSFDFMGGDAKSPQHTAVHPMYVSYTSLPTTNSATSTQLKQASAANAAAKSPAQTAIINSTVISANKHNNSGNHCLNNTSAKLGVVLMSINGHGNRNANSSSNTNTLLSSSSSPSSTFTNCNGNGSSSISGSGCNPPVGGLTTHEAHIPLHQQPMPHLRPLSRNSSFSKTRSGQIRKNSSSASIRYTDVIQQQQQQHQQQHQQQEDEQKIIPNDDDTFFIPKSSSCRNNFGISNPFNNVSSRYYRDGDGDSRADDDDNTRLITGSLQQLSLSTPLKRNPSITSNGGTVSGGTGNDINTTTTPNSEKNSIAFDRNFPHGTRPDASTNQHRIGYKAFQSVQPAPPPVPPLPQLHLQHHQFDSTENYRMPYQYITRSPNLNRIARRNNSNLVNNNNSSGSSSRVMSPKYCDQIRELGGPPSYHGHENNNYPAPPSAVSPINGAAGAGYPAMVMHRAKSQDRLSHRSRRHHGGGARGQHGAQQQQRPRSFCSNNGIYPDYVIMEHPDS